Within Gilvibacter sp. SZ-19, the genomic segment TTACCTATAAGCAATGGTTGCCTATTAGAATTGATACGGGTAGCGGATAGGTTAAGCTAGTAAGTACGATTTTTAGACATAAAGATTCTGAAGACATATGGCTTACAAGCTATTTGGGTAAATATAAATTACCCAGTAGTGGGTATGTTGCTGATCGGATTGTTGATTTAGTTTTAGGAAAAATCAAAATCATGAAGTCAGTTCTTTCCCTTTACATATTCTTTTTAGCGCTTAATGTTTGGAGTCAGTGTCCAGATCAGAACACTGTCGATCATCAAAACTTAGTGGCGAAATACCCTGCAAATGAGTTTTATAAACTATTAGCCGACTATCACGCCAAAAAATGTTTTTGTGTTAGCGGAAGTAGTGATCCACAGACAGCAATGAACGATCTAAACGTCGCAATAGATCGCATTAACGCAACAGGCAAAGTGAATTATCCAAAGGCTGTTCGATGTATTTCACTAGATGAGAAGCCCGCAGACAATTACATACAATGGGATGGCAAAGAAGAATCATTTTCAAAGGTGGTCTATATTGGGAATCTAGATAGTGGAATTCCAAAGCAATTACATTTGAACAATTTGGACGCCGAAGGGAGACTTGTTAAGAACGGCAAGAAAATGCAATACATTAGGCTGTCAGGTTTTCAGAGATTGGAATATCAGGATGAAATTAAATTGAATGAGGAGAATGGTTTAATTCATGTTGGTATTATAGATATTGAGAATGACCATTACTACTACACGGCTAAAAGTGCCTCGCTAATCGGTTTAGGAAATAACAAGTATAAGCTTGAGGCTCATTTTTACTTTACGGGCTCAGCGGGGAATAATTTTCAGCAACATCCCAATTATCCAACCTATCCCAATGATTATAAATTGACCGCGTACTTTGAGTTCAATCCTATTTTTCAAATGGAATGATTACTTGGCGGACCGAAATTTTACTCGATCAAATATTTGGAATAGAGCAGGGGCACAAGCAATGGTTCCTGCTCTAAATGAACATTGTAGGAAGTCCATCACACCAATAACTCATAGCATTGAACTTTCTACAGTGAAAAGTTTTATTACCTTTAAATTTCACCCCACAGCTTTAATTATAACCGCAATTGGTCAATTCCCGCTCTAAGTACTTGATGATTTTTAAGAGTTGTTCTGGCCTAAATTTATAAACGATGAATATTAAACTAACCGTCCTTTTACTTTTCTTGAGTTACTCTAGTTTCGCTCAAATCAATCTACAGGAGTTTTCTAAAATAAACATGGTAACCCAAGAGCGTGAAACTGTAAATCTGAAGGAGTATTTAATCGCTAGAGATAAGGGAATACCCACAGTTATCATTACGAATAATTTGAGGAATTGTGGCATGGAATGTCTTACCGCTATGATGGGTATAGCCAATGAATTGTTTGACGATCCTTATATGTTCGATACACTGACAATTGAGTTAGAATACGACATTCCGGACGAACAAAATGAGGCAAGTGAATTAACCGACCGTTTAAGAGAATTCAAAGAGTATACGCAATATGCGCAACATTTGAATATTATCATCGCAGATAAAGGTGAAGTTGTATACTACAGGTCGGGGCAAGGGAATTTTACAGGTTCTGAATTAGGTAGCATGGTGGCACAAGCGGTAAGAAACATTAAAAACAACACGATTGACAATGTATACGGATTGACCAAATTTGAGGTTAAGACCGATTATTTCGAAAGAGAATATTATGAAAGTGGAGCCCTAAAAAGTGAGGTGCGGGTATTAAATGGCGAATATCACGGTGACCTAAAGAAGTATCATGAAAATGGTCAATTATTAGGGTTTGTACGCTATGATCACGGTAAACCAGCGACATTTGTATACGAGATATTTTCTGAAAATGGCGTCTTACTATCTAGAGTAAATATGGTTGATGGAATCCGTCAAGGGGAGTACGTAGAATATAATGAGGAGGGAGAATTAGAGCGGCGAGGTACTTTTAAAGATGGCGCTAGAGTTGGACTCTGGACCACCTATAATATTGCCGATGACGAGAAAAAAGCCTATGAAGAACACACCTTTGAAAACGACAAATATAATGGTCCTTACCGATTGTATTACAAGAAGAACAGTTTAGCTGTTGAGGGCACTTATAAAGACGATGAGCAAGTTGGACTGTGGAAATGGTACGACAAAAAAGGTAATCTTGAAGATACTGAAAACTTCGATGAATAGTTTGACCAGAGAACATCCCTTAAAACATCCTCTTAGATTGAATACAAGTAGTTATATGAATAGAATATACATAGTGCTAATATGCTTCTTTTGGTTTGTGCAAGCTGGTTTATCTCAGACAAGAGAAGAGATCATTAAACAGTATCAAACTGGAGTTTTTTACGACGAGAATTTTGAATTTGATGGCAAGACCTTGACACTTCCTGATTTAAGGACTTCGTATAATAAAGCCTCCACCTGTTATGATGAAGAGGAACCTATAGAAGAGGGCATTAGGTTTTATGATTGTGTTGTAAAAGAAGATGGGGAAGAGTACGATTTAATCATCTCCAATAGAGAGGAAAACAGCTTTTTTGCTACTTATATCAGTAGATTAGGAAGAAAAAATTACATTAAAGAGGTAAAGACACGCGCCATAACCACCAAAATAGAAAACGGCAGGGTGAGTGCACAATGTGTTTGTGATTTTAATACATTGCCCGATGCATTTCGCCAAAGTGTATTTGATATTAAATGTCACTTGATCACTAGTGAAACTGCAGCCCTACTCAATGCTTTATACACCAAAGAGAATCACAATAAGCCTGAAATTTGGAATCAATTCATAGCTTATTTAAATAGTAGAGAGTACAAGAGGGAATTTACAGAAATGACCAAGGTTGTGTACAATGATATTTTTACGAGCATCAATAAGAAGATAAATAAGCGGTGGTACGACAAGTATAAAAGATACGACCGATCTAAAGTCTTCTCGACCTTAGATATTATACGGGAAATGGAGAGCGAACACAATACTATTGTAAAAACCACCACTGAATTGTTGGCTTTTAAACCCTTGGCCAAAGAAATAGGAATTAACTTTCTGAGTAAAATTGGAGCTTTGGGCGCCAGTGATTACGGGAAGAAAAAAACCTATGTCGATGTGAATCTTTTGGAGTTGAATTTCGATTGATCAGATGTAAATCATTTGAGAATCGAGTTTTTGGAGCTCTTAAACGAAGCACATACAGATAGGGGTCTAGTAGAATTGGTTTGACTAATTGTTAAGTTGAGTTAATTGGAACGATCGATCTCATCCGAATTCCTTATTTTTAAAGTGCAACCACTCCCTTTTAGTACTGACTTGCATTGAAATTAAAACTCAACAAACGTTTTAAACGGATCTTATTGCTCCTAATTGCGCTACCGCTGCTGCTTGCAGCTGGCCTGCTGTTGTATGTTCAAAACCATCAGGCGGAGATTATCAAAGGTGAGATCGCCAAGCTGAATTTAGAGCATCAAGGCTTGGTAAAAATAGGAGATAGTGAGCTCACCCTCTTGGGCAACTTTCCGGATGTCTCTATCAAGGTCTACGATGTGCAGGTCTTTGAATCTAAGGCAGACAATGCCGCTATGATCTTAGATGTTGAGGACATTTATGTAGGCTTTAACCTCTGGGATATTGTAAATGGTAATTACGACATTCAGTCTATTTTGGTAGAAGATGGCGTGTTCAATCTGGTGATCCACGAGAACAACACCACCAATATTCAGCTCGCCTTAGCCAGCCCAGAAGGTACAGATAGCACCACCACAAACATCCATCTAAAAAAGATAAAGTTCAAGAATTTAGATGTCCACACCTTAGATGAGGCTACCAATACCGATGTGGAGAAATTCATTTACGAAGGCCGTGGTGGGTTCCGCAGGCAAGACAGTATCATTGCTGGTAATATCGACACGGAATTGGAGCTCAACGTGATCAAAGATGGGGACACCACCTTTATTCGCAAAAAGCATTTTGAACTGCATACCGACGTCTCTTATAACGAATCGACAGGGATCTTAGACATTCAACCCTCTGGTATCGCTATGGAGAATGGCGATTTTGAACTCGTGGGCAACATAGATATTTTAAACGATGTGGATTTGGATCTGACCATCACAGGGACCAAACCTAATTTTGATATGTTGATCGCTTTTGCTCCGGCAGATGTGATCCCTTTTTTAGAACGCTATAACAACGCAGGAGAGATCTATTTCACGGCTACTATTCAAGGAGCTTCCAATCTGGGAAATCGTCCCTTGATCAATGCGGAGTTTGGAGCGGGCAAGGCGTATCTAGAGAACAAGGCTATAGACAAGCGTATCGATCAGGTTGGTTTTAAAGGACATTTTACCAATGGTGCCAACAGAGACGCCAGTACCATGGAGTTCTCAATAACCGATATGCGAGCTTCTTTAGAGCGAGGGGAATTTACAGGTTCTTTGTTTGTAAAGAATTTCAATGCTCCGGAGGTGGATATGCAGATCGATTCTAATTTTAACTTGGAATTCATTAGCGACTTCTTTGAACTTAAGCAAGTACAAGATGCTTCTGGTAGTGTTTCGCTAAAGATGAATTTTCACGATATCATAGATATTGACCATCCGGAGTTGGCCCTACAACAGCTCAATCAGGCCTATTTTGCGTCACTTAAGGTAGAAAACCTGAGTTTGGACGCCGAGCAATTTCCGGTGCCGCTAGACAGCTTAAACATCGATCTGGTGATGAATGGCAAAGAGGCCAAGCTGAACCAGTTTGAGCTAAGGATGGGTAATTCCGATCTGAGTGTCAGTGGCTTTTTGTCTGACTTACCGGCCATAGTGCATCATACCGAAATTCCTGTAGAAGCGCATTTAGATATAAAATCTTCGAAGCTCGATCTGCGAGAACTTACTCAATATCAAATAGTAGACGCTGTGCAAAATGGTATAGATGAGCAGATCACCAACTTGAGTTTGGGCTTGTCTTTTGTAGCTGCAGCCAAAGATTTCACGGAATCCGAATACTTGCCGCGAGGAGAATTTTTTATAGACAGTCTAAACGCTGACCTGCAGCATTATCCGCATAAATTGCACGACTTTCATGCCGACATACTCCTTGATGATTCAGATTTGAAGATCGTAGATTTTACTGGATTTATAGACGATAGCGATTTTCATTTCGATGGTCTTATCCACGACTATGCCTTTTGGATGCAACCCGAGCTCAACG encodes:
- a CDS encoding toxin-antitoxin system YwqK family antitoxin, which translates into the protein MNIKLTVLLLFLSYSSFAQINLQEFSKINMVTQERETVNLKEYLIARDKGIPTVIITNNLRNCGMECLTAMMGIANELFDDPYMFDTLTIELEYDIPDEQNEASELTDRLREFKEYTQYAQHLNIIIADKGEVVYYRSGQGNFTGSELGSMVAQAVRNIKNNTIDNVYGLTKFEVKTDYFEREYYESGALKSEVRVLNGEYHGDLKKYHENGQLLGFVRYDHGKPATFVYEIFSENGVLLSRVNMVDGIRQGEYVEYNEEGELERRGTFKDGARVGLWTTYNIADDEKKAYEEHTFENDKYNGPYRLYYKKNSLAVEGTYKDDEQVGLWKWYDKKGNLEDTENFDE
- a CDS encoding AsmA-like C-terminal region-containing protein produces the protein MKLKLNKRFKRILLLLIALPLLLAAGLLLYVQNHQAEIIKGEIAKLNLEHQGLVKIGDSELTLLGNFPDVSIKVYDVQVFESKADNAAMILDVEDIYVGFNLWDIVNGNYDIQSILVEDGVFNLVIHENNTTNIQLALASPEGTDSTTTNIHLKKIKFKNLDVHTLDEATNTDVEKFIYEGRGGFRRQDSIIAGNIDTELELNVIKDGDTTFIRKKHFELHTDVSYNESTGILDIQPSGIAMENGDFELVGNIDILNDVDLDLTITGTKPNFDMLIAFAPADVIPFLERYNNAGEIYFTATIQGASNLGNRPLINAEFGAGKAYLENKAIDKRIDQVGFKGHFTNGANRDASTMEFSITDMRASLERGEFTGSLFVKNFNAPEVDMQIDSNFNLEFISDFFELKQVQDASGSVSLKMNFHDIIDIDHPELALQQLNQAYFASLKVENLSLDAEQFPVPLDSLNIDLVMNGKEAKLNQFELRMGNSDLSVSGFLSDLPAIVHHTEIPVEAHLDIKSSKLDLRELTQYQIVDAVQNGIDEQITNLSLGLSFVAAAKDFTESEYLPRGEFFIDSLNADLQHYPHKLHDFHADILLDDSDLKIVDFTGFIDDSDFHFDGLIHDYAFWMQPELNGDVDLDINLTSKKLRLEDVFSYKGANYVPEQYRHEIFDDLALHFTSSMHYRDSILQSVELALDKLDTKMELHPQRFTNFRGDILYEDDYLFIKGFHGEIGATNFNFDLNYYLGDATQANKQENYLYLNADYIDFDALFAFELSPQPENTSTPTTADVDVHASAFNIYELPFTEMRFKADIAHFIYHKIDLQNITAELRTTPDHYIYVDTLSMDAAGGNIRLSGYFNGSDPGHIYLQPDLQMTNVELEKLLFKFENFGQDHLVSENLQGTLTSRIQGKIRVYPDLVPDLDQSSLTMNVKVLNGRLKNYDPMLALSDYMGDKNLQNIRFDTLQNNLVVRQGTISIPNMTIESSLGHMELSGTHDSNQNIDYSLRIPWKTVRKAAWQKLFGGKRDTVTDSLQEDEIVEVDPTRKVKFLNVQVKGSIDDYEVSLGRKAKQNS